The nucleotide sequence TAGGGAAGGGCATTCCCGAATTAACGCTACAGGAGTTGGAGTCTCTACTCTTCTTGGGGCAACCCTGGTTGAGCAAATTCTGACGTAGAATGTAGAATCCCCGTCTCTTCAGAGCGGGGAGTGTCAAGTTATTCTAGTTAAAATTAGGCGAATAATCGAGAGCCACTGTGACTATTCTGGGAATTAATAAATTTAACAATAAGTGGCTTGATCTATCAGAGATCTTTGCTGTTGTCATAGCCACAATTCTTGCGTTGTCTTTAGTTTTAGGAATTTATTATTTAGGTTGGTTACAACCGTTAGAATTAGTTGCTTATGACCAAATGGTACGATTACGCCCGACTTTAATGGCTGACCCCCGATTAGTGGTGATTGGCATTACAGAAGAAGATATTCAAGTCTTTAACCGTTGGCCCCTTTCCGATGAAGTCATTGCTCGATTATTAGAAAAATTATTACAAGATCAACCGAAAGTTATTGGTTTAGATTTGTATCGTGATATTCGATATGAACCCGGACATGAGCAACTTCGCCAACAATTTAAAACCTCTGATAATATTATCGTCATTAATAGTTTAGGTTATAGTGAAACCAAGGGAATCCCTGCACCCCCAAATATTCCCCCTGAACAAGTTGGTTTTAATGATTTATTGCTTGATCCTGATAATGTAATTCGTCGGAATTTAATGTTTGCTGATGCCTCCGATACAACTCTTTATTCCTTTTCCTTAAGATTAGCTCTGCACTATTTATTAGCTCAAAACATTACACCGAATAACAACCCCCAGAACCCGAATGTCATTCAATGGGGAAAAGCCGAATTTTTTCCCTTATCCCATGATTCCGGGGGCTATCAAACCATTGATGATCAAGGATATCAAATTCTCTTAAATTATCGCTCTGCTAATGATGGCGCAAAACTAATTAGTCTCACCAAATTTTTATACGGAACACTGCCTAAAAATTCGATTAAAGATAAAATTGTGTTAATTGGGACAGTGGCTCCCAGTGGTAAAGATTTATTTGTTACCCCCTTTAGTCCGGCGGAAAAAAAAGCCCTCAAAATGCCGGGAGTTCTCGTCCATGCTCAAATGGTTAGCCAAATTTTAGATGCGGTTTTAGGGGAGCGACCCTTATTTATTTTTTGGTCACCTTGGGGAGAATTGTTATGGATTTGTAGTTGGGGATTAATTGGCGCAACTTTATCTTGGTCAAGTCGTAATGTCTGGATTATTACATTAGGAAATCCCGGTTTAATCACCGTTTTATGTGGGTTAAGTTTTTTCTTGTTCCTTCATCAGCGTTGGGTTCCAACGACCACTCCCGCTTTAGCCTTTCTCTTTACCAGTGCAACCGTTATCGGATATCGAGCCTTTCAAGCCCAACGCCAACAACAAATTGTGATGCGATTATTAGGACAAAATACCTCGCCGGAAGTCGCTAATGCGTTATGGAATAGTCGGGATCGTTTATTAGCTGATGGTAAGTTACCCGGTGAAAAATTAATTGCGACTATTCTGTTTAGTGATATTAAAAATTTTAGTACGGTTTCTGAACAAATGCTCCCAGAAACCTTAATGGAATGGTTAAATGAATATTTATCGGTTTTAACCCAATGTGTACAAGCTCATCATGGAATTATTAATAAGTTTACTGGGGATGGAATTATGGCAGCCTTTGGGGTTCCCGTAGCTCGGAGAACTGAAGCAGCGATTGCTCAAGATGCTTATGAAGCAGTCGCCTGTGCATTAGAAATTGAAGATCGTTTAAAACAGTTAAATCAAGATTGGAAAAGTCGAAATTTCCCGGAAATAGCCATGCGAATTGGGATTTTTACAGGCCCAATTGTGGCTGGAAGTTTGGGCGGAAAAGAACGCTTAGAATATGGTTTATTAGGAGATAGTGTTAATATTGCCTCTCGTTTAGAAAGTTGCCTAAAAGATCGACAATCGAGTCTTTGTCGGATTTTAATTGCCTCCCAAACCTTACAATATATTGACAAGAGTTTTGAGGTGGAATCTTGGGGGCCAATGCCGCTTAAAGGAAAACAAGAAATGGTGGATATTTATCGGGTGATTGGCTATAAAGAAGCATCTCAATATCCTCCAAAAAATTAAACCTTAGTTGTGAATTAGATCGATTTACGATTTACAAGACTGATCAATAATTGCCTAGTTACTATTGCTTATTACAAGAGTAATCCCGCAATACAAGCGGTCATAAAACAGGCAATTGAACCTGCTATCATGGCTCTCAATCCTAATCGAGCAACATCCGCTTGTCGTTCAGGAGCGATCGCAGAAATGCCTCCAATTTGTATCGCAATTGAACCAATATTAGAAAACCCACATAACGCATAGGTTGAGATAATAATTGCTCGTTCAGAAATCGTCGGGACGGCATTAGCAGAAATTTTCCCTTGAGCAATTTTTACTCCATTTTCCATCAAAACTTTTAAATCTAAATAAGCAATAAACTCATTTAAAATCGTCTTTTTCCCTAATAAAATTCCGACTTGCAAACAATCTGATAGGGGTACTCCCATTAACCACGCAACAGGAGCAAATA is from Planktothrix sp. FACHB-1365 and encodes:
- a CDS encoding adenylate/guanylate cyclase domain-containing protein, whose product is MTILGINKFNNKWLDLSEIFAVVIATILALSLVLGIYYLGWLQPLELVAYDQMVRLRPTLMADPRLVVIGITEEDIQVFNRWPLSDEVIARLLEKLLQDQPKVIGLDLYRDIRYEPGHEQLRQQFKTSDNIIVINSLGYSETKGIPAPPNIPPEQVGFNDLLLDPDNVIRRNLMFADASDTTLYSFSLRLALHYLLAQNITPNNNPQNPNVIQWGKAEFFPLSHDSGGYQTIDDQGYQILLNYRSANDGAKLISLTKFLYGTLPKNSIKDKIVLIGTVAPSGKDLFVTPFSPAEKKALKMPGVLVHAQMVSQILDAVLGERPLFIFWSPWGELLWICSWGLIGATLSWSSRNVWIITLGNPGLITVLCGLSFFLFLHQRWVPTTTPALAFLFTSATVIGYRAFQAQRQQQIVMRLLGQNTSPEVANALWNSRDRLLADGKLPGEKLIATILFSDIKNFSTVSEQMLPETLMEWLNEYLSVLTQCVQAHHGIINKFTGDGIMAAFGVPVARRTEAAIAQDAYEAVACALEIEDRLKQLNQDWKSRNFPEIAMRIGIFTGPIVAGSLGGKERLEYGLLGDSVNIASRLESCLKDRQSSLCRILIASQTLQYIDKSFEVESWGPMPLKGKQEMVDIYRVIGYKEASQYPPKN